In Geoalkalibacter sp., a single genomic region encodes these proteins:
- a CDS encoding peroxiredoxin family protein, producing MLKRFLVILLLLLVFPALSALALEPGDQAPDFTLKNLEGREVSLSDYRGRIVLLKLSTTWCPTCKQQTNDILRVGDLLAEKDVVVLEVFVQDSEKMVRRFLKDKQLPTTFEALLDDGRAHKAYNVYLIPRMLVLDRAHKVYHDGGQLFEKDLRRLIEEVAAQPL from the coding sequence ATGCTCAAGCGCTTTCTGGTCATTCTGCTGCTCCTTCTGGTTTTTCCGGCCCTGTCCGCCCTGGCCCTGGAGCCCGGCGATCAGGCCCCCGACTTCACCCTGAAGAATCTCGAAGGGCGCGAGGTCAGCCTCTCCGATTACCGCGGGCGCATCGTGCTGCTCAAGCTCTCCACCACCTGGTGCCCCACCTGCAAGCAGCAAACCAACGACATTCTGCGCGTCGGCGATCTGCTCGCCGAAAAAGACGTGGTGGTGCTCGAGGTGTTCGTGCAGGATTCGGAGAAGATGGTGCGCCGCTTTCTCAAGGACAAGCAGTTGCCCACCACTTTCGAGGCGCTGCTCGACGACGGCCGCGCCCATAAGGCCTACAACGTCTATCTGATTCCGCGCATGCTGGTCCTCGACCGCGCGCACAAGGTCTACCACGACGGCGGCCAGCTCTTTGAAAAAGACCTGCGCCGCCTCATCGAGGAAGTCGCCGCGCAGCCTTTGTAG